Proteins encoded by one window of Cylindrospermum stagnale PCC 7417:
- a CDS encoding SGNH/GDSL hydrolase family protein: MKVALLVILAVAVLLFVAIELGLRSLFGFGNPLIYIRDENIGYLLAPNQETRRFGNRIAINEYSMRSAPINPTPASSTLRVLLLGDSIANGGWWTPQTQTISSLMMDSLAAAKPGNYREVEVLNASANSWSPRNELAYLQKFGNFHAQALVLLINTDDLFAMAPTSLVVGRDRNYPDHQPPLAIVEVLQRYAFKQKPIPEIQALHDQVGDCVGVHLEAISEIQTLTHQSNSQFLLAMTPLLREISESGSRDYEIVARQRLRDFTKAGQITYIDFLPIFQATTNPQALYKDHIHLNSQGNQLVSKVIERSLLEILKLV, translated from the coding sequence GTGAAAGTGGCTCTGTTGGTAATTTTGGCGGTGGCTGTTCTATTGTTTGTGGCGATAGAGTTAGGATTGCGATCGCTATTTGGCTTTGGTAATCCCCTGATTTACATTCGAGATGAAAATATTGGTTATTTGTTAGCGCCTAACCAAGAAACTCGTCGCTTTGGTAATCGGATTGCGATTAACGAGTATTCCATGCGGAGTGCGCCCATCAATCCGACACCTGCATCCTCAACGCTGCGCGTGCTTCTTTTAGGTGACTCTATTGCTAATGGTGGCTGGTGGACTCCTCAGACGCAGACGATTTCTAGCTTGATGATGGATTCTTTAGCAGCAGCCAAGCCTGGTAATTATCGGGAAGTAGAAGTACTAAATGCTTCAGCTAACTCTTGGAGTCCGCGAAACGAATTAGCTTATTTGCAGAAGTTTGGCAATTTCCACGCTCAGGCGCTGGTGTTATTAATTAATACCGATGACTTGTTTGCTATGGCGCCGACATCTTTAGTCGTGGGACGCGATCGCAATTATCCCGATCATCAACCACCCTTGGCAATAGTGGAAGTATTGCAGCGTTACGCTTTTAAGCAAAAGCCAATTCCAGAAATCCAAGCTTTGCATGATCAAGTAGGTGATTGCGTCGGCGTTCATCTAGAGGCGATTAGTGAAATTCAAACACTGACTCACCAAAGCAACAGCCAATTCCTACTAGCTATGACGCCTTTACTCCGAGAAATTAGTGAATCAGGCTCGCGCGATTATGAAATCGTTGCCCGTCAACGCCTCCGTGATTTTACTAAAGCGGGGCAAATTACCTATATAGATTTTTTGCCAATATTCCAAGCAACCACCAACCCGCAAGCTTTGTACAAAGACCACATTCATCTTAACTCCCAAGGAAATCAGCTTGTGAGTAAAGTTATAGAGCGATCGCTTTTAGAAATATTAAAATTGGTATGA
- a CDS encoding RNA-guided endonuclease InsQ/TnpB family protein: MRSALRVRSSAECKASRQGYAIADMGFYEFRRQLEYKTQLYGSKLVVVDRFYPSSKTCSSCGEKKISLSLSQRVFQCEHCGFECDRDLNAAINLSSYAARLVGESLWTLLCRHFQVETGRKSRQLLAIVSIFGSESD; encoded by the coding sequence ATGCGGTCCGCTTTGCGCGTTCGCAGCAGCGCTGAGTGCAAAGCATCCCGTCAGGGATACGCGATCGCTGATATGGGATTTTATGAGTTCCGTAGACAGCTAGAATACAAGACTCAACTATATGGCAGTAAGTTAGTAGTTGTAGATAGATTTTACCCCAGTAGTAAAACTTGCTCTAGTTGTGGTGAGAAAAAAATATCTCTGTCACTCTCTCAACGAGTATTCCAATGTGAACACTGCGGTTTTGAGTGCGATAGAGATTTAAACGCTGCTATTAATTTAAGTTCCTATGCGGCTAGATTAGTCGGGGAGAGCCTGTGGACTCTCTTGTGCCGACACTTCCAGGTGGAAACAGGAAGAAAAAGCAGACAATTGTTAGCAATTGTTAGCATTTTTGGATCGGAAAGCGACTAA
- a CDS encoding glycerol-3-phosphate acyltransferase yields the protein MFELWGILLILIACPALGALPLIAWITYALKGRRLAQIGTGNISVSAAFYHGGTLVGVLAVLSEALKGIAAVLIARAFFPQGSFWELIALIALVIGRYALGRGAGTTNVSWGFLVHDPLVAGFVALLAAISFIILRSRLAVKFGVLVLFPLIVSILHADDFPRIMAAIVLAGLMAWIYTKIPDDMNLPVQQAQTQSQAMIEYLQGEQVLASLDEELDAAIVGEKAATLSQIKRWGYPVPKGWVIAPVDDPEALIEFLQPSELSPLVVRSSAIGEDSKQASAAGQYTTVLNVTSKQSLYEAIATVQASYNHPAAAQYRHDRGSKEAAMAVLIQQQVQSVFSGVAFSRDPITQQGDAVVIEALPGSPTQVVSGQVTPEQYRALIVETEDNLSCVKLEGSGQVPPSLIKQVAYLARRLEKRYHRIPQDIEWSYDGQSLWVLQSRPITTLLPIWTRKIAAEVIPGVIHPLTWSINQPLTCGVWGEIFTLVLDNRTRGLDFTETATLHYSRAYFNASLLWEIFLRMGLPPESLEFLTRGAKMTTPALDSTWQNLPGLFRLLQRELSLEKDFKRDYRQKFIPGLMQLTNELMEEMSPPDLLTRIDLILELLRQGTYYSILAPLSAAVRQALMRVKDEQIDHSVAPEVASMRSLMLLAADAKQILPEIEPENVFEQLAQTPEGKRVLEDFAELLDDYGYLSEVGTDIAVPTWREQPQPIKQLFVQLILGSEPPNNQLLASKRLGKFVQRRVDLKGRVTEVYSRLLAELRWSFVALEKIWLSSGLLRQVGDIFFLELDEVRRLATGSDLVLRNKLSELVQLRRSQFLQDSQIRDIPQLVYGNTPPHPDAPSVHYSSQILQGIPASHGQAQGRVKVLRNLQDVGHIDRQTILVVPYTDSGWAPTLVRAGGLISEVGGKLSHGAIVAREYGIPAVMDVRGATSILADGQQVRIDGSRGIVELSND from the coding sequence ATGTTTGAACTTTGGGGTATCCTTCTTATTTTAATTGCCTGTCCAGCCTTAGGGGCACTACCGCTGATTGCCTGGATTACCTACGCCTTGAAGGGAAGACGATTAGCACAGATTGGCACAGGAAACATTAGTGTTTCAGCCGCTTTTTATCACGGCGGCACATTGGTGGGCGTTCTGGCAGTTTTGTCAGAAGCTTTGAAAGGAATTGCCGCCGTCTTAATCGCCCGCGCTTTTTTCCCACAGGGATCATTTTGGGAATTGATTGCCCTGATTGCCTTGGTAATCGGGAGATATGCTCTGGGTAGAGGGGCGGGAACAACCAACGTCTCCTGGGGGTTTTTGGTACATGATCCCCTAGTGGCAGGATTTGTGGCTTTGTTGGCAGCCATCAGCTTTATAATTCTGCGGTCTAGGCTTGCAGTCAAATTTGGGGTTTTAGTTTTATTTCCCCTAATTGTCTCCATCCTGCACGCTGACGATTTCCCCAGAATCATGGCGGCGATTGTTTTAGCTGGTTTAATGGCCTGGATTTACACCAAAATTCCCGATGACATGAACCTCCCAGTCCAACAGGCGCAAACACAGTCTCAGGCGATGATCGAATATTTACAGGGTGAGCAAGTGCTAGCATCTCTAGATGAAGAATTGGATGCGGCGATAGTCGGAGAGAAAGCTGCTACATTATCTCAAATTAAACGTTGGGGCTATCCTGTGCCTAAAGGGTGGGTAATTGCCCCGGTTGATGATCCCGAAGCGTTGATTGAGTTTCTCCAGCCATCAGAATTATCCCCTCTGGTGGTGCGTTCCTCCGCCATTGGCGAAGACTCAAAACAAGCTTCTGCCGCTGGACAGTACACAACTGTTTTGAACGTCACCAGTAAACAAAGCCTGTACGAAGCGATCGCCACTGTGCAAGCTTCTTACAATCATCCAGCCGCCGCCCAATATCGCCACGATCGCGGTTCCAAAGAAGCGGCGATGGCGGTGCTGATTCAACAACAAGTCCAGAGTGTGTTTTCTGGTGTAGCTTTCAGCCGCGATCCCATTACCCAACAAGGTGATGCTGTGGTGATTGAAGCCTTACCAGGTAGCCCGACGCAAGTCGTTTCTGGACAAGTGACACCAGAACAATATCGAGCTTTGATCGTTGAGACAGAAGACAATTTATCTTGTGTCAAATTAGAAGGTTCAGGGCAAGTTCCCCCTTCATTAATCAAGCAAGTTGCATATTTAGCCCGCCGACTAGAAAAACGTTACCACCGTATTCCTCAAGATATTGAGTGGAGTTATGATGGACAATCCCTCTGGGTGTTGCAATCTCGTCCTATCACCACCCTGCTACCGATCTGGACCAGGAAAATCGCCGCCGAAGTAATTCCTGGAGTAATTCACCCGTTAACTTGGTCGATTAATCAACCATTAACCTGTGGAGTTTGGGGAGAAATTTTTACTTTAGTATTAGACAATCGCACCCGTGGGTTAGATTTTACAGAAACTGCGACGTTGCACTATTCTAGAGCTTATTTCAATGCCTCTCTCCTTTGGGAAATTTTTCTGCGGATGGGATTACCACCGGAAAGTCTGGAGTTTTTAACCAGGGGCGCAAAAATGACGACACCTGCGTTGGATTCCACTTGGCAGAATTTGCCGGGGCTTTTTAGGTTACTTCAGCGGGAACTGAGTTTAGAAAAGGATTTTAAGCGAGATTATCGCCAGAAGTTTATTCCTGGGTTGATGCAGTTAACGAACGAATTGATGGAGGAAATGTCACCGCCCGATCTGTTAACCAGAATTGACTTAATTCTAGAGTTGCTACGTCAGGGAACTTACTACAGCATTTTAGCGCCTTTGAGTGCTGCGGTACGGCAGGCTTTAATGCGGGTGAAAGATGAACAAATTGATCATAGTGTCGCCCCTGAGGTAGCATCAATGCGATCGCTGATGCTTCTCGCCGCAGATGCCAAGCAAATCTTACCGGAGATTGAGCCAGAAAATGTGTTTGAGCAATTGGCGCAAACCCCTGAGGGAAAGAGGGTTTTAGAAGACTTTGCCGAATTGCTGGATGATTATGGTTATTTAAGTGAAGTGGGGACTGATATTGCCGTTCCCACTTGGCGAGAGCAACCCCAGCCGATCAAGCAGTTGTTTGTGCAGTTGATCTTGGGGAGCGAACCGCCAAATAATCAGCTTCTTGCTTCCAAGCGCCTGGGGAAATTTGTGCAACGGCGGGTGGATCTCAAAGGGCGAGTTACTGAAGTTTATTCTCGGCTGTTAGCAGAATTGCGCTGGAGTTTTGTGGCCTTAGAGAAGATTTGGTTAAGCTCCGGCTTGCTGCGGCAAGTAGGGGATATTTTCTTTCTAGAGTTAGATGAAGTGCGGCGTCTGGCTACAGGTTCCGATTTAGTTTTGCGAAATAAATTGTCGGAGTTAGTGCAATTGAGGCGATCGCAATTCCTCCAAGATAGCCAAATAAGAGATATTCCTCAGTTAGTCTACGGCAATACACCGCCCCACCCCGATGCCCCTTCTGTCCACTACTCTAGCCAAATTTTACAAGGCATTCCTGCCAGTCATGGCCAGGCTCAAGGACGGGTGAAGGTGTTGCGAAATTTACAAGACGTAGGCCATATAGACCGGCAGACCATTCTGGTAGTACCTTACACAGATTCCGGTTGGGCACCAACTTTAGTCAGGGCGGGAGGATTGATATCTGAAGTAGGAGGAAAACTTTCTCACGGTGCGATCGTCGCTCGTGAATACGGTATTCCCGCCGTGATGGATGTGCGAGGTGCTACATCTATTTTGGCAGATGGTCAACAAGTACGCATAGATGGGTCTAGGGGGATTGTGGAACTATCTAACGACTAA
- a CDS encoding eCIS core domain-containing protein, with translation MYKPKQPSQFRIPNTAPKTSKNKYAPDTFTVPPKGLDKSAIQPERRKYSSDAVDRIAAKMTGETVPASEHEGVEELGLVQQMAQAPAAIDTLPIQAKLTVGAPGDRYEQEADQMACQVMSMPDTAVQREMAPEEQIEQQVQTKSLANAITPIVQRASLPAMDGSLQTGGNIETRLNSSKSGGSPLADDVRGFMEPRFGTDFSQVRVHTGEEAIQMNRELGAQAFAHGSNIYFGAGKAPGNNELTAHELTHVVQQKGQTQLQEPMKAELTISSPKDAVEQEAHEVAHRVISGEQVEVGQTATANIHGNWLSDIGKAIKDKVSDGSKAVKKPAKDDVSAEKLKAAISAKKSSEVLSILANAPESEFTLLVQVFTPDTTRWFLANLPPAKTVANQDQIIQKFKSERSVEGVLGLKDQLYWAGGSGSDPNDNYQIKTSTTRPKDALNDTGGNTNTNDFALWVRGGKEPTNASKMNCWEAVLYGAYLGGVVSKDWLVKIHEEAAKAGTTTATALKPLIPTIEAKKRAEIDATITNARFDRSKLPPGFNSGVEAKAQADGEVKSLGAIAYSEVLKKHLGFNTAKPITPGKQPKRGDIVFFGNSLEHVAISLGPDSKGKNEVMSLWILPLKNANEFNSKFQRTTIEEINGQMGVIGLTALNVTFAPNPF, from the coding sequence ATGTATAAACCCAAGCAGCCAAGCCAGTTTAGAATCCCCAACACTGCCCCAAAAACCAGCAAAAATAAATATGCACCGGATACTTTTACAGTACCGCCCAAAGGGTTAGACAAATCAGCAATTCAGCCAGAGCGACGAAAATATAGTTCTGATGCGGTAGACCGGATAGCAGCGAAAATGACGGGTGAAACTGTACCAGCATCCGAACATGAAGGTGTTGAGGAGTTGGGGTTAGTACAGCAGATGGCACAGGCCCCTGCTGCGATTGATACATTGCCGATTCAGGCAAAGTTAACAGTCGGCGCACCAGGGGATAGATACGAACAGGAAGCAGATCAGATGGCTTGCCAAGTCATGTCTATGCCTGATACTGCTGTGCAACGGGAAATGGCACCAGAGGAACAGATAGAGCAGCAAGTACAAACTAAGTCTCTAGCAAATGCCATTACCCCAATCGTGCAACGGGCGTCACTGCCAGCAATGGATGGTAGCTTACAAACTGGAGGTAATATTGAAACTCGGCTCAATAGTAGCAAGAGTGGTGGAAGTCCGTTAGCGGATGATGTACGCGGCTTTATGGAACCCCGCTTTGGTACTGATTTTAGTCAAGTGCGGGTGCATACGGGTGAAGAAGCCATTCAGATGAACCGGGAGTTAGGCGCACAGGCGTTTGCTCATGGCAGTAATATTTACTTTGGTGCTGGTAAAGCGCCGGGGAATAATGAGTTGACGGCACACGAGCTTACCCATGTAGTGCAGCAAAAGGGTCAGACTCAACTTCAAGAACCGATGAAAGCCGAATTAACCATAAGCTCCCCAAAGGATGCCGTAGAACAGGAGGCACATGAGGTAGCACATAGAGTCATTAGTGGAGAACAGGTGGAAGTAGGACAAACAGCCACCGCAAATATTCACGGGAATTGGTTGTCGGATATCGGGAAGGCAATAAAGGATAAAGTCTCGGATGGCAGCAAGGCTGTCAAGAAGCCTGCCAAGGATGATGTCAGCGCGGAAAAGCTCAAAGCGGCTATATCTGCCAAGAAGTCCAGTGAAGTCCTGTCCATACTTGCAAATGCACCAGAAAGCGAATTTACTTTATTAGTTCAGGTCTTTACGCCAGATACCACCCGTTGGTTCCTGGCAAACTTACCCCCCGCCAAGACAGTGGCGAATCAAGACCAGATTATCCAAAAGTTTAAAAGTGAACGGTCTGTAGAGGGAGTACTTGGGCTTAAAGACCAGCTCTACTGGGCTGGTGGATCTGGATCTGATCCCAATGACAATTACCAGATCAAGACGAGTACAACACGCCCGAAAGATGCACTCAATGATACAGGGGGAAATACCAACACTAACGATTTTGCCCTATGGGTTCGGGGTGGTAAGGAACCTACCAACGCCTCTAAGATGAATTGTTGGGAGGCTGTTCTGTACGGTGCATACCTTGGTGGTGTTGTCTCTAAAGATTGGTTGGTTAAGATTCACGAGGAAGCAGCCAAAGCTGGTACTACTACAGCCACCGCGCTAAAGCCACTTATACCAACTATCGAAGCTAAAAAACGAGCAGAAATTGATGCAACAATCACTAACGCGAGATTCGACCGTTCTAAGTTACCTCCGGGATTTAATTCGGGTGTAGAAGCCAAGGCGCAAGCGGATGGAGAAGTCAAGAGTCTAGGGGCTATAGCCTATTCAGAAGTCTTGAAAAAGCACCTTGGTTTCAATACTGCCAAGCCAATCACCCCAGGTAAGCAGCCAAAGCGCGGTGATATCGTCTTCTTTGGTAATAGCTTAGAGCATGTAGCTATATCACTAGGACCCGACAGCAAAGGAAAAAATGAGGTTATGAGCCTGTGGATATTGCCTCTAAAGAACGCCAACGAATTTAACAGCAAGTTTCAGCGAACAACTATTGAAGAAATCAATGGACAGATGGGAGTTATAGGACTAACGGCGTTAAATGTCACATTTGCCCCTAATCCATTCTAG
- a CDS encoding HEAT repeat domain-containing protein produces MNTLVFGLCLTLLAIGNCQLPSQAANQEKVLLMKNISMTDKEQDAARYLADLDSPDQYVRSQAAVKLQRMGHPQGLEACLRTLNDGEDELHLDYTPAVFCLAEIGKPALASLLDRLLDNDEITRLRAQRAVEGITTRLLANGENESDVQVSWRKWWKEMGYSYDADPESRRAGLARLRAWMESLN; encoded by the coding sequence ATGAACACCTTAGTTTTTGGTTTATGTCTCACTCTTCTAGCGATTGGTAACTGTCAACTACCCAGCCAAGCAGCCAATCAGGAAAAGGTTTTACTAATGAAGAATATTTCCATGACAGACAAAGAACAAGACGCCGCCCGTTACCTTGCAGACCTAGACAGCCCCGATCAATATGTGCGCTCCCAGGCTGCTGTAAAATTGCAACGAATGGGTCATCCACAAGGTTTGGAGGCTTGCTTACGTACTTTGAATGATGGAGAAGATGAACTCCACTTGGACTACACACCAGCCGTGTTCTGCCTCGCGGAGATCGGCAAACCAGCCCTTGCTTCTCTGTTAGACCGCCTACTAGACAATGATGAAATTACTCGGTTGCGGGCACAGCGAGCAGTAGAGGGGATTACTACTAGGCTGCTGGCAAATGGGGAAAACGAGAGTGATGTACAGGTAAGTTGGAGGAAGTGGTGGAAAGAGATGGGGTATTCTTACGATGCAGATCCAGAAAGTAGACGAGCAGGTCTAGCACGGCTGAGGGCTTGGATGGAGTCGTTAAACTGA
- a CDS encoding LysM peptidoglycan-binding domain-containing protein has translation MEVCDPAVVIPEGTALSIPKVQGGFFVDHSAANPGAIPRTNTTDKEVPPNYRNYWPNSSSSQDGSKQGKNIQEASLWDYPGGGPKFHIGFNFETVARSEDVGIDYGTIHWNFKLQSGTVKDESFHVEKGTSETFQAGLQEFNKFYKNPHTVMKGETLANISKNYYGKPDRWQDIYKANKDIIKDQNNIKPGLKLRIPDFSA, from the coding sequence GTGGAAGTGTGCGATCCTGCCGTAGTTATACCTGAAGGGACTGCACTCTCAATTCCCAAGGTTCAAGGAGGATTTTTCGTTGACCACTCGGCGGCTAATCCAGGTGCTATACCTCGCACTAACACTACAGATAAGGAAGTACCACCCAATTATCGAAACTACTGGCCAAATTCTAGTAGCAGTCAAGACGGTTCCAAGCAGGGGAAAAATATCCAAGAGGCAAGTCTCTGGGACTACCCCGGCGGTGGGCCAAAGTTCCATATTGGCTTTAACTTTGAAACAGTAGCACGCTCGGAGGATGTGGGTATCGATTATGGCACTATCCACTGGAACTTTAAACTCCAGAGCGGTACAGTAAAAGATGAGTCTTTCCACGTCGAGAAAGGAACTTCAGAAACTTTCCAGGCGGGGTTGCAGGAGTTTAATAAGTTTTACAAGAACCCGCATACCGTTATGAAGGGTGAAACTCTGGCGAATATTTCCAAAAACTATTACGGAAAGCCGGATAGATGGCAGGATATCTACAAAGCCAATAAAGACATCATCAAAGACCAAAATAATATCAAACCTGGATTAAAACTTCGCATTCCTGATTTCAGCGCATGA
- a CDS encoding ATP-binding protein, which translates to MTNSTSPNWSPDNLKNLFVELTRIRGMLKKCIDQGTSSPTPETESLSLPETTSSSSLNQLCHLFNISPFERDILLLCLGMELDPDFSDICAQVSPYQTYPTFALAVAAFPRADFRFVSSRSPLLGWQLVQVGEGLSFTQSPLRIDHRILCYLLGEPEIDAKLSGLIRPISTDVAVLAPSHQHLANQISTAWLQTSSSASLPIFQLCGADITSKQSIAAVACQQFDCNLMQMSAEFLPTSPDECHHLLQRWHREAILTNCVLLLDCDTISPADPLRAATLAQFIEGINSLLIVSTQERLRQRQRPLLTHDVPPLTHQEQLNLWQTHLGANAGELNGDVNAIVSQFNLSTATIQAACLHVNNQGNGEEKEALKTQIWNFCRSQARPHLDDLAQRMESSATWEDLVLPEREKRILQEIATHLRHRSQVYQDWGFAKKGGRGLGISALFHGQSGTGKTLAAEVLAREFRLDLYRIDLSATVSKYIGETEKNLRRIFDAAETGGAVLLFDEADAIFGKRSEVKDSHDRHANVEVAYLLQRMEAYQGLAILTTNLKDSLDQAFSRRIRFMVQFPFPDTQARAEIWQRAFPPQTPTEDIAFDKLAKLNVSGGNIRNIALNAAFLAADGRKAVRMSHLVQASQREYLKIGRSLTDSEIKGWI; encoded by the coding sequence ATGACTAACTCCACCTCCCCCAATTGGTCGCCAGATAACCTCAAAAATTTGTTTGTTGAACTAACTCGCATCAGGGGGATGCTCAAAAAATGTATAGATCAAGGCACTTCTTCCCCAACGCCTGAAACTGAGTCGCTATCACTTCCTGAAACAACCTCCTCTTCATCTCTCAATCAGCTTTGTCATCTTTTTAACATCTCTCCCTTTGAGCGGGATATTTTGCTGCTATGTTTGGGTATGGAACTTGACCCTGATTTCAGTGATATTTGCGCCCAAGTCTCTCCTTACCAAACCTATCCCACCTTCGCTTTAGCCGTAGCAGCTTTTCCAAGAGCAGATTTCCGCTTTGTCTCTTCTCGTTCTCCCTTGCTGGGTTGGCAGTTGGTTCAAGTCGGTGAAGGGCTTTCTTTCACACAGTCTCCCCTGCGAATTGACCACCGCATTCTCTGCTATCTCCTGGGGGAACCAGAAATCGACGCCAAACTATCTGGTCTTATCCGTCCAATCTCCACAGATGTAGCGGTTCTTGCACCATCTCACCAACACCTCGCCAACCAAATCTCTACTGCTTGGTTGCAGACTTCTAGTTCTGCTTCTTTGCCGATCTTTCAACTTTGTGGCGCAGATATCACTTCTAAGCAATCGATTGCCGCTGTTGCTTGTCAGCAATTTGATTGCAATCTGATGCAGATGTCTGCGGAATTCCTCCCCACTTCCCCTGATGAATGCCATCACCTGTTGCAACGCTGGCATCGGGAAGCGATTTTGACTAACTGTGTACTTTTATTAGATTGCGATACCATCAGCCCAGCCGATCCTTTGCGGGCAGCAACTCTCGCCCAATTTATTGAGGGTATCAATAGCTTATTAATTGTCAGCACTCAAGAACGTCTGCGACAACGCCAGCGCCCTCTCCTCACCCATGATGTCCCACCTTTGACGCATCAAGAACAACTCAATCTCTGGCAAACCCATCTCGGTGCTAATGCTGGGGAGTTAAATGGTGATGTGAATGCCATTGTCTCTCAGTTCAATCTCTCTACTGCAACTATCCAAGCTGCCTGTTTACACGTCAACAATCAAGGCAATGGGGAAGAAAAGGAAGCTTTGAAAACCCAAATCTGGAATTTTTGCCGATCGCAAGCCCGCCCCCATTTAGATGATTTAGCCCAACGGATGGAATCTAGCGCCACTTGGGAAGATTTGGTACTACCAGAACGTGAAAAACGGATTCTTCAAGAAATTGCTACCCATCTCCGTCATCGTTCCCAGGTGTACCAAGACTGGGGCTTTGCCAAAAAAGGGGGACGGGGATTAGGTATCAGTGCGTTGTTTCACGGACAAAGCGGTACTGGTAAAACTCTAGCAGCTGAAGTGCTAGCGCGGGAGTTTCGCCTAGATTTATATCGCATTGATTTGAGTGCAACGGTGAGTAAATACATTGGGGAAACGGAAAAGAACCTGCGGCGAATTTTTGATGCGGCGGAAACGGGGGGAGCGGTATTATTGTTTGATGAGGCTGACGCGATTTTTGGCAAACGGTCGGAGGTGAAAGATAGTCACGACCGCCATGCTAATGTAGAAGTTGCCTATTTGCTGCAACGGATGGAGGCTTACCAAGGTTTGGCTATTCTCACCACTAACCTGAAAGACTCTCTAGACCAAGCTTTTAGCCGCCGCATCCGGTTTATGGTGCAGTTTCCTTTCCCTGATACTCAAGCTAGGGCGGAGATTTGGCAACGTGCCTTTCCTCCCCAAACCCCTACAGAAGATATAGCTTTTGATAAACTTGCCAAGCTGAATGTCTCCGGCGGCAATATCCGCAACATTGCTTTAAATGCCGCTTTTCTGGCTGCCGATGGCAGGAAAGCTGTACGCATGAGCCATTTAGTACAAGCATCACAGCGGGAATATCTGAAAATCGGACGTTCTCTTACAGACAGTGAAATCAAAGGCTGGATTTAG
- a CDS encoding RNA-guided endonuclease InsQ/TnpB family protein gives MLVFEAKLEGTNEQYRKLDEAIRTARFVRNSCVRYWMDNQGIGKYELSAYCAVLAANTDFPFAAKLNSMARQASAERAWSAIARFFDNCKKGKPGKKGYPKFKKEQTHGSVEYKTSGWKLSVDRRYITFSDGFKAGSFKLWGTRDLHFYQLKQVKRARVVRRADGYYCQFCIDHQRVERREPTGKTIGIDVGLNHFYTDSNGETVANPRHLRKSEKSLKRLQRRMSKTKKGSRNRIKFRNKLARKHLKVSRQRKDFAIKTARCVVRSNDLVAYVGASPCRRLDLMVRNMIKNHHLAKSISDVSWSLFREWVEYFGKVFGVVTVAVPPHYTSQNCSNCGEVVKKTLSTRTHVCPHCGHTQDRDQNAARNILEKGLSTAGHVGTNASGETDQYLGEETPPSKSTRGKRKSQE, from the coding sequence ATGCTGGTATTTGAAGCAAAACTCGAAGGAACTAACGAGCAGTACAGGAAGCTAGATGAAGCTATCCGTACTGCTCGTTTCGTTCGCAACAGTTGTGTTCGATACTGGATGGATAATCAGGGTATTGGTAAATATGAGTTAAGTGCATATTGCGCTGTACTTGCTGCCAATACTGATTTTCCCTTTGCTGCCAAGCTCAACTCAATGGCAAGACAAGCTTCTGCTGAAAGAGCTTGGTCTGCAATCGCTCGGTTTTTTGATAACTGCAAAAAAGGTAAACCAGGAAAAAAGGGCTATCCAAAATTCAAGAAGGAACAAACGCACGGATCTGTTGAATATAAAACCTCCGGGTGGAAGCTTTCTGTTGACCGCAGATACATCACTTTTTCGGATGGATTTAAGGCAGGAAGTTTTAAGTTGTGGGGAACTCGTGACCTGCATTTCTACCAACTTAAACAGGTCAAGAGAGCGCGAGTCGTGCGCCGTGCTGATGGTTATTATTGCCAATTTTGCATTGATCATCAGCGGGTAGAAAGACGAGAACCAACGGGAAAAACTATTGGTATTGATGTGGGATTAAACCACTTTTATACAGATAGTAATGGGGAAACAGTTGCCAATCCTAGACATCTTCGCAAAAGTGAGAAGTCTTTGAAGCGACTGCAACGCCGAATGTCTAAAACTAAAAAGGGTTCTCGGAACAGAATTAAGTTTAGAAATAAGCTGGCTCGTAAACACCTCAAAGTAAGTCGTCAGCGTAAAGACTTTGCCATTAAAACAGCAAGGTGCGTGGTCAGGTCTAACGACCTTGTGGCGTATGTAGGCGCTTCGCCGTGCCGAAGGCTGGATTTGATGGTCCGGAATATGATTAAGAATCATCACTTGGCTAAGTCAATTAGTGATGTATCATGGTCGCTGTTTCGTGAATGGGTTGAGTATTTTGGTAAGGTGTTTGGTGTGGTAACTGTTGCTGTACCTCCCCACTACACCAGCCAAAATTGCTCTAATTGTGGTGAAGTTGTGAAGAAAACTCTTAGCACCAGAACTCATGTATGCCCTCATTGTGGGCATACCCAAGATAGAGACCAGAATGCAGCACGCAACATCTTAGAAAAAGGACTGAGTACGGCGGGTCACGTCGGAACTAACGCCTCTGGAGAGACTGATCAATACTTGGGTGAAGAAACTCCTCCAAGCAAATCAACTCGTGGAAAGAGGAAATCTCAAGAGTGA